The DNA segment AGACCTATCTGAATTTGATTTAGTGATTTCTTCGTCTGGTGATTTCGTGAGTAAATCAGTCTTGACCAGAGCTGAAACACTACACGTTAGTTATTGCCACACACCGCCTCGCCATCTATGGGAACGCTTGCGATCGCACCCCCAATCTCTCCACTGGTATGACACTTGGTTGGATACTCGCTTGCGGCAATATGACTTTTATGCATCACAAAGAGTCGATCGCTACATCACCAACTCCCACACTGCCGCTCGCCGCATTAGTAAGTTCTATAACCGTCCAGCAGAGGTGATTCCACCCCCGATTAAAGTACATGGCGAAGGTCAGGCAGGCGATCGCTACTACCTCTATGCCGGCAAGCTAACTCGTCAAATGCAAGTAGAGCTGGTAGTTAGAGCTTGCACGCAGCTAGATCGCCCCCTGTGGATTGTAGGCACAGGCCATGATGCGGAATATTTAGACTCACTCCGTAGTCTGGCTGGCCCTGAGGTGAAATTTTTAGGAGAAGCTCCCGAAGAGGCTTTGCCCAGCCTCTATGCAGAAGCCAAAGCTTTAGTTTTTCCTTGTAGCAGTGCTGACTTTAGCCGAGAAGCCGTTGAAGCCATGGGACATGGTATCCCTGTCATTGCGTCCCAGCAAAGTGGACTGCGAGAAGTGGTGTTAGATTACCGAACTGGAATACTCT comes from the Trichocoleus sp. FACHB-46 genome and includes:
- a CDS encoding glycosyltransferase, encoding MAANIKVALVHDYLREYGDAERLLQVIHRLYPDAPLYTAFVDYQQLGTEAKRFAGWDMRTTFAQKLPGIAHPHRWRGLLPYLWENIDLSEFDLVISSSGDFVSKSVLTRAETLHVSYCHTPPRHLWERLRSHPQSLHWYDTWLDTRLRQYDFYASQRVDRYITNSHTAARRISKFYNRPAEVIPPPIKVHGEGQAGDRYYLYAGKLTRQMQVELVVRACTQLDRPLWIVGTGHDAEYLDSLRSLAGPEVKFLGEAPEEALPSLYAEAKALVFPCSSADFSREAVEAMGHGIPVIASQQSGLREVVLDYRTGILFPQPTVESLVDALNEFEGLRFSSVACIERAEEFAESVFVDRLQWFIAQALDAHHAIGVEPERDSFA